One Podarcis muralis chromosome 1, rPodMur119.hap1.1, whole genome shotgun sequence genomic window carries:
- the LOC114601831 gene encoding olfactory receptor 5AR1-like translates to MDQGNNSVVTEFILLGFTDDPEMQLPLFMLFLLIYVITVIWNVGMIVLICAEPQLHNPMYFFLGNLSFADLCYSSAIAPKMLADLLVETKRISFNACAIQLYILSFFVDVDCLLLALMAYDRYMAICNPLHYSVLMSKRVCGRLMAMAYFIGMADAMIHTCCTFQLPFCKSNIINHFFCDEPPLLLLSCSDTYNNELMVFIFFGCILASSIGMVLVSYIYILGTIVRMRSAEGRRKAFSTCASHLTAVGIFHGTMLFVYFRPSSTLSLDQDKWASVFYTVVIPMLNPLIYSLRNKDVKSTVLKKISEDLYFS, encoded by the exons ATGGATCAAGGAAATAATTCTGTCGTAACAGAATTCATTCTTCTGGGATTCACAGATGATCCAGAAATGCAGCTCCCTCTTTTTATGCTCTTCCTACTGATTTATGTCATCACTGTAATCTGGAATGTGGGGATGATTGTCTTAATTTGCgctgagcctcagcttcacaacccCATGTACTTTTTCCTGGGCAACCTCTcttttgctgacctctgctactCCTCAGCCATTGCTCCCAAAATGCTGGCTGACCTCTTAGTTGAGACCAAAAGGATTTCATTCAATGCCTGCGCTATACAGCTATATATACTTTCCTTTTTTGTAGATGTTGATTGCCTTTTGCTGGCTTTGATGGCCTATGACAGGTACATGGCCATCTGCAATCCCCTTCACTATTCAGTCCTTATGTCCAAAAGAGTCTGCGGACGGTTGATGGCTATGGCTTACTTCATAGGCATGGCAGATGCAATGATACACACTTGCTGTACATTCCAACTACCATTCTGCAAGTCTAATATCATCAATCACTTCTTCTGTGATGAGCCTCCTCTTCTATTGCTCTCTTGCTCTGACACATACAACAATGAGCTTATGGTATTTATCTTCTTTGGCTGTATTTTAGCCAGCAGCATTGGCATGGTTCTTGTTTCCTACATCTACATCTTGGGCACAATCGTAAGAATGCGCTCTGCTGAAGGCAGACGCAAAGCCTTTTCTACCTGCGCCTCCCACCTTACAGCCGTTGGGATATTCCATGGGACGATGCTCTTCGTGTATTTTCGGCCCAGCTCCACTCTTTCCTTGGACCAAGACAAATGGGCCTCGGTGTTCTATACAGTAGTGATCCCCATGCTCAATCCTCTGATCTACAGTCTGAGGAACAAGGATGTGAAG TccacagtattaaaaaaaatcagtgaggATTTATATTTTTCCTGA
- the LOC114601835 gene encoding olfactory receptor 4S2-like, with protein MENRNNVSEFILLGLTPDPNIQKACFGLFLVFYTAIVLGNLLIIVTIKSSSRLNSPMYFFLSYLSFVDISYSSVTAPKMIADFLVEKKTISFVGCIIQLFFIHFFGGTEIFLLTSMAYDRYIAICKPLHYTTIMSKNVCGLMVAGSFLGGFLHSIVQTLLTIQLPFCGPNEIDHYFCDVHPLLKLACTNTYIVGLMVIANSGMISLTSFLVLAVSYISILVMLRTHSSEGRLKALSTCASHIAVVILYFGPCIFIYLRPPTTFSQDKSVALFYTIITPLLNPLIYTLRNEEVKNAMRKLWSKKVFME; from the coding sequence ATGGAGAACAGAAACAATGTGTCTGAATTCATCCTCTTGGGGCTTACCCCGGATCCAAACATACAGAAAGCCTGTTTTGGGCTCTTTCTGGTCTTCTACACAGCAATAGTGTTGGGGAATCTACTTATCATAGTCACCATCAAAAGCAGCTCCCGTCTGAACTCTCCTATGTATTTCTTCCTTAGTTACCTCTCCTTTGTGGACATCTCCTACTCCTCTGTTACTGCTCCCAAAATGATTGCAGATTTCCTTGTTGAGAAGAAGACAATCTCCTTTGTTGGTTGCATAATACAGCTATTCTTCATTCATTTCTTTGGTGGCACTGAGATCTTCCTTCTCACATCAATGGCGTATGACCGGTACATAGCCATCTGCAAACCCCTCCATTACACAACTATTATGAGCAAGAATGTATGTGGTTTAATGGTGGCAGGCTCATTCCTAGGTGGGTTTCTTCACTCAATAGTCCAGACTCTCCTTACTATACAGCTGCCCTTCTGTGGGCCCAATGAAATTGACCACTATTTCTGTGATGTTCACCCTTTACTGAAATTGGCCTGTACCAATACTTACATTGTTGGACTCATGGTCATTGCCAATAGTGGCATGATATCTCTGACCAGCTTTCTTGTCTTGGCAGTTTCATACATCAGCATTCTAGTTATGCTGAGAACTCATTCTTCCGAAGGACGCCTAAAAGCCCTCTCCACCTGCGCTTCCCACATCGCTGTTGTGATCTTATATTTTGGACCCTGCATCTTCATCTACCTGAGGCCTCCCACCACATTTTCGCAGGACAAGAGTGTGGCTTTATTCTATACTATTATCACCCCTCTGCTCAATCCCTTAATTTATACACTGAGAAATGAAGAGGTGAAAAATGCCATGAGAAAATTATGGAGCAAAAAAGTATTTATGGAGTGA
- the LOC114584410 gene encoding olfactory receptor 4S2-like, which yields MQNINNVTEFIFFGLTQNEQIEKICFVLFLFLYLVIVLGNLLIIVTIFFSSRLNSPMYFFLSYLSFVDICYSSVTAPKMIVGFLVKKKTISFVGCMTQLFGVHFFGCTESFILTVMAYDRYIAICKPLHYTTIMTRRVCGQLVAASWVGGLMHSLLETIATNQLPFCGPNEIDHYFCDVHPLVRLACTDTYIIGVIVVSNSGVIALSSFITLVSSYIAILVSLRSRSSEGRLKALSTCASHVTVVILFFGPCTFMYIRPSSNFSEDKTVAVLYTVITPMLNPLIYTLRNEEMKKAMKKLWSQKAISRRRRRM from the coding sequence ATGCAGAACATAAACAACGTGACAGAGTTCATCTTCTTTGGCCTCACCCAAAATGAACAGATTGAGAAAATATGTTTTGTGCTCTTTCTCTTCTTATATTTGGTCATTGTGTTGGGAAATCTCCTCATCATTGTCACTATCTTCTTCAGCTCCCGCTTGAATTCTCCCATGTATTTTTTCCTCAGCTACTTATCTTTCGTAGACATCTGCTACTCTTCTGTTACAGCCCCCAAAATGATTGTGGGCTTCCTTGTCAAAAAGAAAACCATTTCCTTCGTTGGCTGCATGACACAGCTCTTTGGGGTCCATTTCTTTGGCTGCACTGAGAGCTTCATCCTCACAGTGATGGCGTACGACAGGTACATTGCAATCTGCAAACCTCTCCACTATACCACCATTATGACCAGGCGGGTTTGTGGGCAGCTGGTGGCAGCCTCGTGGGTTGGAGGGCTCATGCACTCATTGTTGGAGACAATTGCCACCAACCAGCTTCCGTTTTGTGGACCCAATGAGATTGATCATTATTTCTGTGATGTCCACCCTTTAGTAAGATTGGCTTGCACAGATACCTACATTATTGGTGTCATTGTGGTTTCTAATAGTGGAGTCATTGCTCTGAGCTCCTTTATCACCTTGGTTTCATCATACATTGCCATCTTGGTCTCCTTGAGGTCTCGCTCTTCGGAAGGGCGCCTCAAGGCTCTATCTACCTGCGCTTCCCACGTCACCGTagtcattttattttttggccCATGCACCTTTATGTACATACGTCCTTCCAGTAACTTTTCAGAAGACAAGACTGTGGCTGTGCTTTATACTGTGATCACACCAATGCTCAACCCATTGATCTACACACTACGAAATGAGGAGATGAAGAAGGCCATGAAAAAATTGTGGAGCCAAAAAGCGATTTCAAGACGGAGAAGAAGAATGtga